From one Aptenodytes patagonicus chromosome 16, bAptPat1.pri.cur, whole genome shotgun sequence genomic stretch:
- the SEC14L1 gene encoding SEC14-like protein 1 isoform X1, translated as MVQKYQSPVRVYKHPFELIMAAYERRFPTCPLIPMFVASDTVNEYKSEDEAIHVIERRCKLDIDAPRLLKKIAGVDYVYFVQKNSLNRRERTLHIEAYNETFSNRVIINEHCCYTVHPDNEDWTCFEQSASLDIKSFFGFESTVEKIAMKQYTSNIKKGKEIIEYYLKQLEEEGITFVPRWTPPVACKLESSTSHTRRPVSPAITIPDSATKEGLNNKELLNTSSSPSEPTAGTPDDKLDADYIKRYLGDLTPMQESCLIRLRQWLQETHKGKIPKDEHILRFLRARDFNIDKAREILCQSLTWRKQHQVDYILDTWNPPQVLQDYYAGGWHHHDKDGRPLYVLRLGQMDTKGLVRALGEEALLRYVLSINEEGLRRCEENTKVFGRPISSWTCLVDLEGLNMRHLWRPGVKALLRIIEVVEANYPETLGRLLILRAPRVFPVLWTLVSPFIDDNTRKKFLIYAGNDYQGPGGLLDYIDKEIIPDFLGGECMCEVPEGGLVPKSLYRTAEELENEDIKLWTETIYQSASVFKGAPHEVLIQIVDASSVITWDFDVCKGDIVFNIFHSKRAPQPPKKDSLGAHSITSPGGNNIQLIDKVWQLGRDYSMVESPLICKEGESVQGSHVTRWPGFYILQWKFHSMPACATTNLPRVDDVLASLQVSSHKCKVMYYTEVIGSEDFRGSMTSLESSHSGFSQLSAATTSSSQSHSSSMISRWRFC; from the exons GCATATGAAAGAAGGTTTCCTACATGTCCTCTGATCCCTATGTTTGTAGCCAGTGACACTGTAAACGAATACAAGAGTGAGGATGAAGCTATCCATGTGATTGAACGGCGCTGTAAGCTGGATATAGATGCACCACGGCTATTGAAAAAG ATTGCAGGAGTGGATTATGTCTACTTTGTCCAGAAGAATTCTTTGAACAGACGAGAAAGGACTTTGCATATAGAAGCCTACAATGAAACCTTCTCTAATAGAGTCATCATTAACGAACACTGCTGTTACACG GTTCACCCTGACAATGAAGACTGGACCTGTTTTGAACAGTCAGCAAGTCTGgatataaaatctttttttggtTTCGAAAGCACAGTGGAAAAGATTGCCATGAAGCAGTACACCAGCAATATTAAAAAG ggaaaagaaataatagaataCTACCTAaagcagctggaggaagaaggaataaCTTTTGTTCCTCGTTGGACTCCTCCTGTTGCATGTAAACTGGAGAGCAGCACATCACACACAAGACGACCAGTTTCACCTGCCATTACTATACCAGACTCTGCCACAAAGGAGGGCTTGAACAATAAGGAGCTCCTCAACACCTCGAGCAGCCCCTCGGAGCCCACAGCAGGAACACCTGATG ACAAGCTAGACGCAGACTACATCAAGCGGTATCTGGGTGACTTGACGCCGATGCAGGAAAGCTGCCTCATTCGACTGAGACAGTGGCTCCAGGAGACACACAAGGGCAAA atcccAAAGGATGAGCACATTTTAAGATTCCTGCGTGCCCGGGACTTCAACATTGATAAAGCAAGAGAGATTCTTTGCCAGTCGCTGACATGGCGTAAGCAGCACCAGGTAGACTATATTCTAGACACCTGGAACCCTCCTCAAGTACTCCAAGATTACTATGCAGGAGGCTGGCATCACCATGACAAAG ATGGTCGCCCGCTGTATGTGCTGAGATTGGGACAGATGGATACCAAAGGCTTAGTGCGAGCTCTTGGGGAGGAGGCCTTGCTTCGATAC GTTCTTTCAATAAATGAAGAAGGACTGAGGCGATGTGAGGAGAATACGAAAGTATTTGGCAGGCCAATAAG CTCTTGGACCTGTCTAGTAGATCTAGAAGGCTTGAACATGCGGCATTTGTGGAGACCTGGTGTCAAAGCATTGCTAAGAATCATTGAGGTGGTTGAAGCTAATTACCCTGAGACTTTGGGTCGTCTTCTAATCCTAAGAGCACCTCGAGTATTCCCAGTTCTTTGGACACTG GTTAGTCCATTCATTGATGACAACACTAGAAAGAAATTCCTTATTTATGCTGGAAATGACTACCAGGGTCCTGGGGGACTGCTGGATTACATCGATAAAGAAATTATCCCTGATTTTCTTGGTGGAGAGTGCATG TGTGAAGTACCAGAGGGTGGGCTGGTTCCCAAGTCCCTCTACCGGACAGCAGAAGAGTTGGAAAATGAAGACATAAAGCTTTGGACTGAAACAATCTACCAGTCTGCAAGTGTCTTCAAAGGAGCTCCGCATGAG GTTCTCATTCAGATTGTGGATGCCTCATCTGTGATCACATGGGATTTTGATGTGTGCAAGGGCGACATTGTTTTTAACATCTTCCATTCCAAAAGAGCCCCACAGCCTCCTAAAAAGGACTCCCTGGGAGCTCACAGTATTACATCTCCTGGTGGGAACAACATCCAGTTGATAGACAAAGTCTGGCAATTGGGGCGTGATTACAGTATGGTGGAGTCTCCCCTTATCTGCAAGGAAGGGGAGAGTGTGCAG GGATCGCATGTGACCAGGTGGCCTGGCTTCTATATTCTCCAGTGGAAATTTCATAGCATGCCTGCCTGTGCTACAACCAACCTGCCTCGTGTGGATGATGTACTAGCATCTCTACAGGTCTCCTCTCACAAATGTAAAGTGATGTACTATACAGAAGTAATAGGATCTGAAGATTTCAG AGGATCTATGACCAGCCTTGAATCAAGCCACAGTGGATTCTCCCAGCTCAGTGCTGCCACCACCTCTTCTAGCCAGTCCCATTCCAGCTCCATGATTTCCAG atggCGATTTTGCTGA
- the SEC14L1 gene encoding SEC14-like protein 1 isoform X2 — protein sequence MFVASDTVNEYKSEDEAIHVIERRCKLDIDAPRLLKKIAGVDYVYFVQKNSLNRRERTLHIEAYNETFSNRVIINEHCCYTVHPDNEDWTCFEQSASLDIKSFFGFESTVEKIAMKQYTSNIKKGKEIIEYYLKQLEEEGITFVPRWTPPVACKLESSTSHTRRPVSPAITIPDSATKEGLNNKELLNTSSSPSEPTAGTPDDKLDADYIKRYLGDLTPMQESCLIRLRQWLQETHKGKIPKDEHILRFLRARDFNIDKAREILCQSLTWRKQHQVDYILDTWNPPQVLQDYYAGGWHHHDKDGRPLYVLRLGQMDTKGLVRALGEEALLRYVLSINEEGLRRCEENTKVFGRPISSWTCLVDLEGLNMRHLWRPGVKALLRIIEVVEANYPETLGRLLILRAPRVFPVLWTLVSPFIDDNTRKKFLIYAGNDYQGPGGLLDYIDKEIIPDFLGGECMCEVPEGGLVPKSLYRTAEELENEDIKLWTETIYQSASVFKGAPHEVLIQIVDASSVITWDFDVCKGDIVFNIFHSKRAPQPPKKDSLGAHSITSPGGNNIQLIDKVWQLGRDYSMVESPLICKEGESVQGSHVTRWPGFYILQWKFHSMPACATTNLPRVDDVLASLQVSSHKCKVMYYTEVIGSEDFRGSMTSLESSHSGFSQLSAATTSSSQSHSSSMISRWRFC from the exons ATGTTTGTAGCCAGTGACACTGTAAACGAATACAAGAGTGAGGATGAAGCTATCCATGTGATTGAACGGCGCTGTAAGCTGGATATAGATGCACCACGGCTATTGAAAAAG ATTGCAGGAGTGGATTATGTCTACTTTGTCCAGAAGAATTCTTTGAACAGACGAGAAAGGACTTTGCATATAGAAGCCTACAATGAAACCTTCTCTAATAGAGTCATCATTAACGAACACTGCTGTTACACG GTTCACCCTGACAATGAAGACTGGACCTGTTTTGAACAGTCAGCAAGTCTGgatataaaatctttttttggtTTCGAAAGCACAGTGGAAAAGATTGCCATGAAGCAGTACACCAGCAATATTAAAAAG ggaaaagaaataatagaataCTACCTAaagcagctggaggaagaaggaataaCTTTTGTTCCTCGTTGGACTCCTCCTGTTGCATGTAAACTGGAGAGCAGCACATCACACACAAGACGACCAGTTTCACCTGCCATTACTATACCAGACTCTGCCACAAAGGAGGGCTTGAACAATAAGGAGCTCCTCAACACCTCGAGCAGCCCCTCGGAGCCCACAGCAGGAACACCTGATG ACAAGCTAGACGCAGACTACATCAAGCGGTATCTGGGTGACTTGACGCCGATGCAGGAAAGCTGCCTCATTCGACTGAGACAGTGGCTCCAGGAGACACACAAGGGCAAA atcccAAAGGATGAGCACATTTTAAGATTCCTGCGTGCCCGGGACTTCAACATTGATAAAGCAAGAGAGATTCTTTGCCAGTCGCTGACATGGCGTAAGCAGCACCAGGTAGACTATATTCTAGACACCTGGAACCCTCCTCAAGTACTCCAAGATTACTATGCAGGAGGCTGGCATCACCATGACAAAG ATGGTCGCCCGCTGTATGTGCTGAGATTGGGACAGATGGATACCAAAGGCTTAGTGCGAGCTCTTGGGGAGGAGGCCTTGCTTCGATAC GTTCTTTCAATAAATGAAGAAGGACTGAGGCGATGTGAGGAGAATACGAAAGTATTTGGCAGGCCAATAAG CTCTTGGACCTGTCTAGTAGATCTAGAAGGCTTGAACATGCGGCATTTGTGGAGACCTGGTGTCAAAGCATTGCTAAGAATCATTGAGGTGGTTGAAGCTAATTACCCTGAGACTTTGGGTCGTCTTCTAATCCTAAGAGCACCTCGAGTATTCCCAGTTCTTTGGACACTG GTTAGTCCATTCATTGATGACAACACTAGAAAGAAATTCCTTATTTATGCTGGAAATGACTACCAGGGTCCTGGGGGACTGCTGGATTACATCGATAAAGAAATTATCCCTGATTTTCTTGGTGGAGAGTGCATG TGTGAAGTACCAGAGGGTGGGCTGGTTCCCAAGTCCCTCTACCGGACAGCAGAAGAGTTGGAAAATGAAGACATAAAGCTTTGGACTGAAACAATCTACCAGTCTGCAAGTGTCTTCAAAGGAGCTCCGCATGAG GTTCTCATTCAGATTGTGGATGCCTCATCTGTGATCACATGGGATTTTGATGTGTGCAAGGGCGACATTGTTTTTAACATCTTCCATTCCAAAAGAGCCCCACAGCCTCCTAAAAAGGACTCCCTGGGAGCTCACAGTATTACATCTCCTGGTGGGAACAACATCCAGTTGATAGACAAAGTCTGGCAATTGGGGCGTGATTACAGTATGGTGGAGTCTCCCCTTATCTGCAAGGAAGGGGAGAGTGTGCAG GGATCGCATGTGACCAGGTGGCCTGGCTTCTATATTCTCCAGTGGAAATTTCATAGCATGCCTGCCTGTGCTACAACCAACCTGCCTCGTGTGGATGATGTACTAGCATCTCTACAGGTCTCCTCTCACAAATGTAAAGTGATGTACTATACAGAAGTAATAGGATCTGAAGATTTCAG AGGATCTATGACCAGCCTTGAATCAAGCCACAGTGGATTCTCCCAGCTCAGTGCTGCCACCACCTCTTCTAGCCAGTCCCATTCCAGCTCCATGATTTCCAG atggCGATTTTGCTGA